The genomic stretch GAATGGACAAAGAAGACATTCGCCGTCCCCGTCCCCGGCGCCCGCGCGTCCAGCAGGGCCCAGGCGCTCGGATCGGCATAGTCAGGCGCCGGCGGCGGCTCATAGGTCTGGAACGGCACCTGAGGGTCCAGACCGGCGCGCAGTATGTCGCCGCGCCACACCGCGACCGCAGCGGTCAGCAGAAACACCAGGAAAAACCCGGTGTAGCCGATCCATTGCCGGGTCGTCAGTCGCTTCATCTGTATGGATCGGGCTGGGCCAGGAAGTCCTGGACGTAGCGGCGCACGCCCTCTTCCAACGGCGTGGACTGGCCTTCGAACCCGGCGGCGCGGATCCGGTCCATCCGAGCCTGCGTGAAATACTGGTACCGGTCGCGGATCGCCTCGGGCATGTCGATATACTGGATCGACGGCGCTTTCCCGGCGGCGGCGAAGGTGGCCTTGGCCAGATCGTCGAATGACCGCGCCTGGCCCGAGCCGGCGTTGAAGACGCCCGACACTTCCGGCGACTGCAGCAGGAATTCGACGATATCGACCACATCGTCCACATAGACGAAGTCGCGCAGCTGGCCGCCGTCCGGATAGTTCGGATTGTGCGACCGGAACAGGCTGACGGTCTCGCCCGCCGCGACCTGGGGCCAGATCTGGGCCACGACCGACTTCATCCCGCCCTTGTGCCCCTCGTTGGGGCCATAGACGTTGAAGAATTTCAGCCCCGCCCACTGGGGCGGCGCCTGGCCGCGTTCCGACTGACGCACCGCATACTGGTCGAACAGCATTTTCGAATAGCCATAGGCGTTTAGCGGCCTCAGCTTCGACAGCGAGTCCGCATCGTCATCGTCATTGAACCCCGTCTCGCCGTCGCCGTAGGTCGCCGCCGACGAGGCGTAGATCATCCGCACATTGCGGATCGCGCACCAGTCCCACAGATCGCGCGACAGGGTGAAGTTGGTCCTTAGGATCAGATCCGCGTCCGGCTCGGTCGTGGACGAGATGGCGCCCATATGCACCACGGCCTCGATCCGCTCCGCATGACGCTCCAGCTGTTCGAACATCTCTTCCGGCGTCCAGAAGTCGGCGATGGGATGTTTGGCCAGATTCTTCCACTTGGCCAGGTCGGCCGTCTCAAGGCGGTCGCAGACCACCACGTCATAGGCCGTCTCGGCCGTCAGCCGCGCCACGATGTTGGAGCCGATGAAGCCGGCCCCGCCGGTCACAACAATCATTCTGGGCGTCATTGCGCGCTTCCCGTCATCTTCTCGATCGTCCGGGTCGTCGAATACCCATCCTTGAAATCCGCCAGCCGGACCACGCCGCCCCAGCTCTCCACCAGATCGCCGCCCACCACGCCCTCGCGGCTATAGTCCGATCCCTTGATCAACACGTCCGGCCGCAGCCGTTCGATCAGGGCGATGGGGGTGGGATCGTCGAAACTGGTCACCCGATCCACACTGCTCAAACCGCCGATCACCACGGCGCGACTGTCCAGATCATTGACCGGCCGCCCCTCGCCCTTCAGCCGCTTGACCGAGGCGTCGGTGTTCAGCGCCACCACCAGCCGGTCGCACCAGCCGCGCGCCTGGGCCAGATAGGCGACATGGCCCCGGTGCAGAATATCGAAACAGCCGTTGGTGAAGCCGACCTTCAGCCCCTGCCGCCGCCAGGCCTCGACCTCGGCCGCCAGCTCGTCCAGCGGCGTCACCTTGGCCTGGGCCGCAACGGCGTGCTGGCTCAGCTCCGCCTCGATCAGTTCTGCCGGCGTGACCACGGCCGTCCCGGCCTTCCCGACCACGACGCCGGAGGCCAGGATGGCGAACTGCACCGCCGTCTCCAGCGAGGCCCCAGCGCCCAGGGCCAGACCCAGCGCGGCCAGCACGGTGTCCCCGGCGCCGGACACATCGAACACCTCGCGGGCCCGGCCGGGGAAATGCCGCACCGGCCCGTCGCGCCGCGCCAGGCTCATGCCCTTGCCGGCGCGGGTGACGATGATGGCCTTCGCCGTCGTCGCCGCCAGCAGGGCCGCCAGCGCCGCCTCGACCTCGGCGTCCGTCTCGACCGGCAAGCCCGTGGCTCCCGCCAGTTCCGATGCGTTGGGCTTGATCACATCGACCGCGCCATAACGAGCGAAGTCGCGCCCCTTGGGATCGACGATGATGGGCGATTGCGTCTCGCGGGCGGCCTTCAGGGCGAATGCGATCAGGGCGTCGCCGACCACCCCCTTGGCGTAGTCAGACAATAGAATGGCGGAGACACCTGAAAACGCGTCCGTTTCGGTCAGGGGCGCTGCCGCCGCCTCCTCGTCGAGGCGCAGCAACTGCTGGCCCGCCGCCACGAACCGCGTCTTGACGATAGTCGCCGCGCCGACGGGCCGGGCGATGAAATCGACGATCCGCTCCTCGGCGGCGATCAGGTCGCGCAGTTCCACGCCGGCCGCGTCCTCGCCCGTCACGGCGCCCAGATGCGCCACCCCGCCCAGGGCCGCGACATTGCGCGCCACATTGCCGACGCCGCCGGGCATGGCCGTGGTCCGGCGGGTGCGCAGCACCGGGATCGGCGCCTCGGGCGAGATCCGGCTGACCTCGCCATAGACGTAGCGGTCTAGCATCAGGTCGCCGACGCAGGCCGTCTTCAGGTCGCGCACGCGCTCCAGCAGCTTTTGCAGGGCGCCCAGATCGAGGGTGTCAGACATGGGCCCGACCTAGAGGATTCAGGCGGCCTGCGCCACCGGCGCCTTGGCCCCGATCTTGATGGCCAGGTCGTCGAAGGCGATCAGCTGCGCGGCCAGGGCCTCGAACTGGTCCAAAGGCACCATATTCGGGCCGTCCGACGGCGCATTGTCGGGGTCCGGGTGGGTCTCCATGAAGACCGCGTCCACGCCGACCGAGACGGCGGCGCGGGCCAGAACCGGCACGAACTCGCGCTGACCGCCCGACGACGTGCCCTGCCCGCCCGGCTGCTGCACGCTGTGGGTCGCGTCGAACACGACCGGGCAGCCGATCTCGCGCAGCACCGGCAGGGCGCGCATATCGCTGACCAGGGTGTTGTAGCCGAAGCTGGCGCCCCGCTCGCAGGCCATGACGTTCGGATTGCCCGCCCCGACCACCTTGGCGATGACGTTCTTCATGTCCCAGGGGGCCAGGAACTGGCCCTTCTTGATATTGATCGCCTTGCCGGTCGCGGCGGCGGCCAGCAGCAGGTCGGTCTGGCGGCTGAGGAAGGCCGGGATCTGCAGCACGTCGACCACCTCGCCCACCGGGCCGCACTGGGCCTCGGAGTGGACGTCGGTCAGGGTCGGCAGGCCGACGGTTTCGCGAATCTCGGCGAAGATCGGCATGGCGTCCTTCAGACCGATGCCGCGCGCGGCGCTGGCGCTGGTGCGGTTCGCCTTGTCGAAACTGGTCTTGTAGATGATGCCGACGTTCAGTCGCTCGCCGATTTCCTTCAGCGCATGGGCCGTTTCCAGCGCGTGCTGACGGCTCTCCATCTGGCAGGGACCGGCGATGAAGGCGATTCGTGCGCCGCCGCCGATGACGACAGGCGTCCGAAGACCTTCGGACAACGTAATGACAGCGTTGGGTCGGCTCACGAGGCGGCTCTTTCGAAGTTCGGGCGTTATGGGAGCGGCGTTTGCCGCAGCTATGAGGCCATCAGGTGGCGCTCGTTCTGGATGAGCGCAAGTTATCATGGAGTTCGGCTGCGTGGCCACCAAGCCTGTCGTCCTTTGGTTTCGCCGCGACCTGCGTCTGAACGACAATCCCGCCCTGTCTCATGCCGTCGCCACCGGCCGTCCGATCCTGCCGGTCTTCATCCTGGACCGCGACCCTGACCGTCCGGCGGGCGCCGCCTCGCTGTGGTGGCTGGACAAGTCCCTGCGAGCGCTCAACGCCGCGCTTCAGGAACGCGGTGCGCGGCTGATCCTGCGTCGCGGTGATTCGCTGACCCAGCTTCAGAGCCTGATCCAGGAGACGGGCGCCGACGCCGTCTTCATGAACCGGCTGTTCGAACCCGCCGCCTTCGCCCGCGACGCCGACATCGCCCATGAGCTGAAATCGGCCGGTGTCGACTGCCGGGGCTTCAACGGATCCTTGCTCGCGCGACCCGGCGCCGTGCTGAACGGATCGGACGCGCCCTACAAGGTCTTCACCCCCTTCATGAAGGCGTTGCTGGCCACCGCCGACCCGCCGCCGCCCACGCCCGCGCCCCGCCGCATCGAGACGCCGGACACGGTTCGGACCGAGGCGGTGGACGATTGGGGCCTGCACCCGACCCGGCCCGACTGGTCCCAGGGGTTCGACTGGACGCCGGGCGAGATCGGCGCCGAGGCCGCCCTGTCCGACTTCCTCACACGGGGCCTCAAGACCTACGCCCAGGGCCGCGACCACCCCGCCCTTCCGACCACCAGCCGCCTGTCGCCCCACCTTCACTGGGGCGAGATCAGTGCCTGGCGCGCGGCCCAGCGGGCGCGAGACGCGGCGGACGCGGGCGCGGTCGCGCCGGGCGAGGCGGACAAGTTCGTCTCCGAACTGGGCTGGCGCGACTTCTCGGCCCACCTGCTCCACCATTTCCCGACCATCACCGACCGCGCCTTCCGCCCGGAATACGAATCCATGCCCTGGCGCGAGGACCCCGAGGATCTGGAGGCGTGGAGGCGCGGCCGCACCGGCTATCCGCTGGTTGACGCGGGCATGCGTCAACTGTGGACGACCGGCTGGATGCACAACCGGGTGCGGATGGTCGTGGCCTCCTTCCTGGTCAAACATCTGCTGATCGACTGGCGCGAAGGCGAGGCCTGGTTCTGGGACACCCTGGTGGACGCCGACCTGGCCAGCAATGTGCAGAACTGGCAGTGGACAGCCGGTTCCGGCGCCGACGCCGCCCCCTATTTCCGCATCTTCAACCCCATCGCCCAGGGCGAGAAGTTCGACGCCGAGGGCGGCTATGTCCGCCGCTGGGTTCCCGAACTGCGCCGCCTGCCCGACCGCTGGCTCCAGTCGCCCTGGACCGCCCCGTCCGAGGTGCTGCGCGACGCCGGCGTGCAACTTGGCAAAGACTATCCCCACCCCATTTTGGATCATGCCCAGGCCCGCGCCCGCGCCCTCGACGCCCTGAAGGCCGTCACCGGCCGAGACGACCAGGCCGGCCATGACTGACGACGCACAAAGAGGTTCCCGCATGAGTGTCGCCACCGTCGATATCGAGGCCGCCGCCGCCCGCACGCCGCGCATGTTCGCCATGCTGCTGCGTCTGCTGGCGTCGAACTGGACCTTCGGCCGCCTGACCGTCCACCTGCCCAATGGCGAGACCCATGTGCTGGACGGCGCCCGCCCCGGCCCCAGCGGCGTGCTCGAGATCAAGGACTACGGCTTCGCCCGCCGCGTTCTGGCCGCCGGCGACATCGGTTTCGCCGAGGCCTATATGGCCGGCGAATGGGACAGCCCGCATCTGGCCGCCCTGCTGGAGACCCTGGTCGAAAATTACGACCACATCCGCCGCCTGTTCGACGGCAACTGGCTGATGATGGCGGTCAACTGGCTGTCCCACCGCCTTAACCGCAACAGCAAGACCGGGTCGAAGAAGAACATCCACGCCCACTACGACCTGGGCAACGCCTTCTACCAGACCTGGCTCGACCCCTCGATGACCTATTCGTCGGCCCGGTTCGAGCGGGCGGACGCGCCGTTGGAGGCCGCGCAAAAGGCCAAATACGCCGCCCTGGCCCGGATGATGGACCTGAGACCGGGGATGTCGGTGCTGGAGATCGGCTGCGGCTGGGGCGGTTTCGCTGAGTTTGCGGCGCGCGAGATCGGCGCCCAGGTCACGGGCGTGACCATTTCCAGGGAACAGCACGACTTCGCCCGCCGCCGCCTGTTCAATTCAGGCCTGTCGGAGCGCGCGACGATCGACCTGATGGACTATCGCGACGTCCAGGGCCGGTTCGACCGCGTCGCCTCCATCGAGATGTTCGAGGCCGTCGGCATGGAATACTGGCCGACCTATTTCAGCAAGATTCATGAGGTGCTGAAGCCCGGTGGTCGGGCGGGGCTGCAGATCATCACCATGCAGGAATCCCTGTTCGAGGAATACAACGCCCGCACCGACTTCATCCAGAAATACGTCTTCCCCGGCGGCATGCTGCCGTCGGAAGAGCGGCTGAAGCCGGTGGTGGCCGAGGCCGGCCTGGCCTGGGGGCCCATCGAACGGTTCGGTCTGGACTATGCCGAGACGTTGAAGCGCTGGGACGACAGCTTCCAGTCGGCCTGGGGCGACATCCGCCGTATCGCCGGATTCGACGAACGGTTCCGCCGACTGTGGCGCTTCTATCTGGCCTATTGCGAAGCCGGCTTCCGCTCGCGTCGGACGGATGTGGTGCAACTGGTGCTGGACCGCGCCTGATATTAGGTTGGGGGCATGACCCAGTCTTCGCCCCTCTCCCCCCTGATCTCAACCGACGCCCTCGCGGCCCTGATGGACGACCCGACGCTGCGGATCGTCGATGGCTCCTGGCATCTGGACGGCCGGGACGCCCAGGCGGACTTCGATCAGGCCCGGCTGCCCGGCGCCGTCTTCTTCGATCTCGAGGCGGTCTCAGACCACAGCTCGGACCTGCCGCACATGCTGCCGACCGCCGCCGCCTTCGCCGAGGCGGTCGGCGCGCTCGGCATCGCCGCGACCGACACCATCGTCATCTATGACACGGTCGGCCTGCGGTCGGCTCCGCGCGTCTGGTGGACGTTCCGGCTGATGGGAGCGACCAATGTTCGGGTGCTGGACGGCGGCCTGCCGCTCTGGCGAGCTGAAGGGCGGCCTGTGGTCTCGGGTCCGGCGCAGACGCCGACCCCGGCGTCGTTCGCCGCATCACGGCGCAGCGACGCCGTCGCCGACCTGCCGATGGTGCTGGGCGCCCTGACCGGCGAAGCGCAGATTCTGGATGCGCGGCCGGCGGCCCGGTTCGCGGGTCAGGCGGCGGAACCACGGGCCGGCTTGCGCTCCGGCCATATGCCGGGAGCGTTGAACCTGCCCTTCCTCTCCGTGATCGGCGACGACGGACGGCTTCTGGAGCCTGAGGCGCTACGCGCCCGGTTCACTCAGGCCGGAGTGGCCTTCGACCGGCCGATCATCACCAGCTGCGGCTCGGGCGTCACCGCCGCCATTCTCACCCTGGCCCTGGCCACGCTCGACGAGCCGTCTCGTCTCTACGACGGCTCATGGGCCGAATGGGGGTCTCGCCCCGACACCCCCGTCGTCAGCGAGGCCTGACCCCGGTCAGGCCAGGATCGGCGAGATCGAGGGCTTCTCGGCGACCGGCTCGACCTCGTCGTCCTTCTCGCCGCGCGACACGACGGTGGCCAGCACCAGGTCGCCCGTGACGTTCAGCGTCGTGCGGCACATGTCCAGGAAGCGGTCGACGCCCAGGATCAGGCCGATCCCTTCCGGCGGCACCTTCACCATGACCAGGATCATGGCCACGACGGGCAGCGACCCCGCCGGCACCCCGGCCGTGCCGATCCCGCCCAGGATACAGACCAGCATGACGACGACCTGCTGGCTCAGGCTCAGCTCGATATTGAAGAACTGGGCCAGGAACAGCACCGTCACCCCTTCGAACAGGGCCGTGCCGTTCTGGTTGGCGGTGGCGCCGACCGTCAGCACGAAGCGGGCGATCTTCTTGGGCAGTTTCAGGTTCTGCTCCGCCGCCTTCAGCGACACCGGCAGCGAAGCGTTGGACGAGGCGGTGGAGAAGGCCACCACCATGGGCTCGCGCACGGCCCGGAAGAAGGTGATCGGCGAACGTCCGCCCAGGATCCAGATCACCAGGGGATAGACCACGAACATATGGATCGCCATGGCCCCGACGGCCACGCCGACGAAGGCCGCCAGCCGCACCAGCAGATCCCAGCCGAACAGGGCCGCCAGGTTGAACATCAGGCAGGCGATGGCGATGGGCGCCAGTTTGATGAACAGGTTGATCAGC from Brevundimonas sp. SL130 encodes the following:
- the rfaD gene encoding ADP-glyceromanno-heptose 6-epimerase translates to MIVVTGGAGFIGSNIVARLTAETAYDVVVCDRLETADLAKWKNLAKHPIADFWTPEEMFEQLERHAERIEAVVHMGAISSTTEPDADLILRTNFTLSRDLWDWCAIRNVRMIYASSAATYGDGETGFNDDDDADSLSKLRPLNAYGYSKMLFDQYAVRQSERGQAPPQWAGLKFFNVYGPNEGHKGGMKSVVAQIWPQVAAGETVSLFRSHNPNYPDGGQLRDFVYVDDVVDIVEFLLQSPEVSGVFNAGSGQARSFDDLAKATFAAAGKAPSIQYIDMPEAIRDRYQYFTQARMDRIRAAGFEGQSTPLEEGVRRYVQDFLAQPDPYR
- the rfaE2 gene encoding D-glycero-beta-D-manno-heptose 1-phosphate adenylyltransferase, producing MSDTLDLGALQKLLERVRDLKTACVGDLMLDRYVYGEVSRISPEAPIPVLRTRRTTAMPGGVGNVARNVAALGGVAHLGAVTGEDAAGVELRDLIAAEERIVDFIARPVGAATIVKTRFVAAGQQLLRLDEEAAAAPLTETDAFSGVSAILLSDYAKGVVGDALIAFALKAARETQSPIIVDPKGRDFARYGAVDVIKPNASELAGATGLPVETDAEVEAALAALLAATTAKAIIVTRAGKGMSLARRDGPVRHFPGRAREVFDVSGAGDTVLAALGLALGAGASLETAVQFAILASGVVVGKAGTAVVTPAELIEAELSQHAVAAQAKVTPLDELAAEVEAWRRQGLKVGFTNGCFDILHRGHVAYLAQARGWCDRLVVALNTDASVKRLKGEGRPVNDLDSRAVVIGGLSSVDRVTSFDDPTPIALIERLRPDVLIKGSDYSREGVVGGDLVESWGGVVRLADFKDGYSTTRTIEKMTGSAQ
- the kdsA gene encoding 3-deoxy-8-phosphooctulonate synthase — protein: MSRPNAVITLSEGLRTPVVIGGGARIAFIAGPCQMESRQHALETAHALKEIGERLNVGIIYKTSFDKANRTSASAARGIGLKDAMPIFAEIRETVGLPTLTDVHSEAQCGPVGEVVDVLQIPAFLSRQTDLLLAAAATGKAINIKKGQFLAPWDMKNVIAKVVGAGNPNVMACERGASFGYNTLVSDMRALPVLREIGCPVVFDATHSVQQPGGQGTSSGGQREFVPVLARAAVSVGVDAVFMETHPDPDNAPSDGPNMVPLDQFEALAAQLIAFDDLAIKIGAKAPVAQAA
- a CDS encoding deoxyribodipyrimidine photo-lyase translates to MATKPVVLWFRRDLRLNDNPALSHAVATGRPILPVFILDRDPDRPAGAASLWWLDKSLRALNAALQERGARLILRRGDSLTQLQSLIQETGADAVFMNRLFEPAAFARDADIAHELKSAGVDCRGFNGSLLARPGAVLNGSDAPYKVFTPFMKALLATADPPPPTPAPRRIETPDTVRTEAVDDWGLHPTRPDWSQGFDWTPGEIGAEAALSDFLTRGLKTYAQGRDHPALPTTSRLSPHLHWGEISAWRAAQRARDAADAGAVAPGEADKFVSELGWRDFSAHLLHHFPTITDRAFRPEYESMPWREDPEDLEAWRRGRTGYPLVDAGMRQLWTTGWMHNRVRMVVASFLVKHLLIDWREGEAWFWDTLVDADLASNVQNWQWTAGSGADAAPYFRIFNPIAQGEKFDAEGGYVRRWVPELRRLPDRWLQSPWTAPSEVLRDAGVQLGKDYPHPILDHAQARARALDALKAVTGRDDQAGHD
- a CDS encoding SAM-dependent methyltransferase produces the protein MSVATVDIEAAAARTPRMFAMLLRLLASNWTFGRLTVHLPNGETHVLDGARPGPSGVLEIKDYGFARRVLAAGDIGFAEAYMAGEWDSPHLAALLETLVENYDHIRRLFDGNWLMMAVNWLSHRLNRNSKTGSKKNIHAHYDLGNAFYQTWLDPSMTYSSARFERADAPLEAAQKAKYAALARMMDLRPGMSVLEIGCGWGGFAEFAAREIGAQVTGVTISREQHDFARRRLFNSGLSERATIDLMDYRDVQGRFDRVASIEMFEAVGMEYWPTYFSKIHEVLKPGGRAGLQIITMQESLFEEYNARTDFIQKYVFPGGMLPSEERLKPVVAEAGLAWGPIERFGLDYAETLKRWDDSFQSAWGDIRRIAGFDERFRRLWRFYLAYCEAGFRSRRTDVVQLVLDRA
- the sseA gene encoding 3-mercaptopyruvate sulfurtransferase; the encoded protein is MTQSSPLSPLISTDALAALMDDPTLRIVDGSWHLDGRDAQADFDQARLPGAVFFDLEAVSDHSSDLPHMLPTAAAFAEAVGALGIAATDTIVIYDTVGLRSAPRVWWTFRLMGATNVRVLDGGLPLWRAEGRPVVSGPAQTPTPASFAASRRSDAVADLPMVLGALTGEAQILDARPAARFAGQAAEPRAGLRSGHMPGALNLPFLSVIGDDGRLLEPEALRARFTQAGVAFDRPIITSCGSGVTAAILTLALATLDEPSRLYDGSWAEWGSRPDTPVVSEA
- a CDS encoding dicarboxylate/amino acid:cation symporter, with the translated sequence MTETKRGGIALHWLMLLGFAVGLGGGLWVNLTLGADTAWVIWVTDNITGPAGQIFLRLLFMMVVPLLFSALVIGVAEMGDLNSLGRAGIKTLLLTILVSGIAVVIGLVMVNLLQPGRGVDPAMAQQLLEQGRAGAAGIVEKAPESIQLGDFFLDLVPSNAVTAAAENQILPLMVFALFFGIGLVMAKSPATDRLQEVIEGLFEVTMKLINLFIKLAPIAIACLMFNLAALFGWDLLVRLAAFVGVAVGAMAIHMFVVYPLVIWILGGRSPITFFRAVREPMVVAFSTASSNASLPVSLKAAEQNLKLPKKIARFVLTVGATANQNGTALFEGVTVLFLAQFFNIELSLSQQVVVMLVCILGGIGTAGVPAGSLPVVAMILVMVKVPPEGIGLILGVDRFLDMCRTTLNVTGDLVLATVVSRGEKDDEVEPVAEKPSISPILA